In Helicobacter bilis, a genomic segment contains:
- a CDS encoding CvpA family protein, which translates to METKHYVDIAVIIIVAVLGLRGLKNGLIHEIMGVLGIVIGIYCASKYCIDGAKYIELAGLSFENRHILLMLAFILILALVWIGFLVLGVIVARFVVILPEIAIINYFGGYVFSALKYFVILCVVVYGLTQVGFLKDPIKELTEGTRSYPIMYEVAEKIMSIEALQDLQKQYVEVEETAKKEVKKAATKAANEVVKSVIK; encoded by the coding sequence ATGGAAACAAAGCATTATGTAGATATTGCCGTTATAATTATTGTCGCTGTGCTTGGATTGCGTGGGCTTAAAAATGGGCTTATCCATGAGATTATGGGCGTTCTTGGCATTGTGATTGGAATCTATTGTGCCTCTAAATATTGTATTGATGGGGCAAAATATATTGAGTTAGCAGGGCTAAGCTTTGAGAATAGGCATATTTTATTAATGCTTGCTTTTATCCTTATCCTTGCACTTGTGTGGATTGGCTTTCTTGTGCTTGGCGTTATTGTCGCGCGTTTTGTTGTGATTTTACCAGAGATTGCGATTATAAATTATTTTGGTGGTTATGTATTTTCGGCGTTAAAATATTTTGTGATTTTATGCGTTGTTGTATATGGGCTGACACAGGTTGGATTCTTAAAAGATCCCATTAAAGAATTGACTGAAGGCACAAGAAGTTATCCTATAATGTATGAAGTTGCCGAAAAAATTATGAGTATAGAAGCTTTGCAAGATTTACAAAAACAATATGTAGAGGTTGAAGAGACAGCTAAAAAAGAGGTAAAAAAGGCAGCCACAAAAGCCGCTAATGAAGTGGTAAAAAGCGTAATAAAATAA
- a CDS encoding phosphoethanolamine transferase: MFNSTSLSRIFFNRIFLYLVLTNTAIFMITNTITMGGGGIEPNFKKLILLTLQCLVINFSIFYIPFYICSLIYKKCLSGISIIFFVLTFIIGIVDVFLLGNFQTPLNKIMFQVFLSTNPNEASEFLQSYLSKNIIISLVIFTLWSMLFIVKIPKSFLIKLGFKSAQSHNDTESIKDDRVEKISCYLFIISLTLFAFLYGRYWYGEKYPQKQFFTDRNSLFRFEQVFYYGIKEQNAFLKQYKELSHELNEFKTEKPGYMIRNESSVPKVVLIIGESTQRNYMGIYGYPLQTTPLLQELQKSGNLVVFSDVIAPHAHTNESLQKVLTFSNYENGQTPWFKQQNLINIMRFAGYKSIWLSNQEAFSVWGNAPEAISRHADITRFSRIVESFDSGADYDSVLLPMLDKALSEYNNADKSFYILHLMGTHGGYAQRFPKNFAKFSEKDLIDKNLNTFSFADSAIPLNSRQMNTKIAYINAIYYNDYVVSNIMQRFSDEDCIVIYLSDHGDEMYDFRDLAGHAETIGSRFMIEVPFMIYMSDTFKQKHKDIAQKIQNAQNLPFMTDDFIHAFLDLLDIETKDTITQRSLFHKDYNAKRQRIFSGKDYDRELKTQKLSAKVPEKLWLHRVDEIAKLKDFWGKYAGYEIDVHFLTNNPKKPTPYFDVGHDGLAHSIGLDLAEMFSATKTLWIDSLKNPNDTDQVFTTKFWIDFKNLDDSNKLLSLRELERLCETYKIPKENLVIESPNYEALKVFKDEGFFTSYYFPYYDMKKLEKDREKLHNELKEIIATNNINAVSFAYEYYDFVKSLNLKYDINGGGG; the protein is encoded by the coding sequence ATGTTTAATTCGACATCACTTAGTCGCATATTCTTTAACAGAATCTTTTTGTATCTTGTGCTAACCAACACAGCTATATTTATGATAACCAACACTATAACTATGGGGGGGGGGGGTATAGAACCCAATTTTAAAAAACTTATTCTTCTAACTCTTCAGTGTCTTGTTATTAACTTTAGCATTTTCTACATTCCTTTTTATATTTGTAGCCTTATATATAAGAAATGCCTATCAGGCATTTCTATAATCTTTTTTGTGCTTACTTTCATTATAGGCATTGTTGATGTATTTCTTTTAGGGAATTTTCAAACTCCGCTAAATAAGATTATGTTTCAAGTATTTTTAAGCACAAATCCAAATGAAGCAAGTGAGTTTTTACAATCATATTTGAGTAAAAATATCATTATATCCCTTGTGATTTTTACTCTATGGAGTATGCTATTTATAGTTAAGATTCCAAAAAGTTTTCTCATTAAACTTGGTTTTAAATCCGCACAATCCCATAACGACACAGAATCTATCAAAGACGATAGGGTAGAAAAAATATCTTGCTACTTATTTATTATTTCTCTCACTCTATTTGCATTTTTGTATGGTAGATATTGGTATGGTGAGAAATATCCACAAAAGCAGTTTTTTACTGATAGGAATTCACTTTTTAGATTCGAGCAAGTGTTCTACTATGGCATAAAAGAGCAAAATGCATTTTTAAAACAATATAAAGAGTTAAGTCATGAGTTAAATGAGTTTAAAACAGAAAAGCCGGGCTATATGATAAGAAATGAAAGCAGTGTGCCAAAAGTGGTTTTAATTATTGGTGAATCTACACAGAGAAACTATATGGGAATCTATGGTTATCCCCTGCAAACTACACCGCTTTTACAAGAGTTACAAAAAAGCGGAAATCTCGTGGTATTTAGCGATGTGATAGCCCCACACGCACACACAAATGAATCTTTACAAAAAGTTCTCACTTTCAGTAATTATGAAAATGGGCAAACCCCATGGTTTAAGCAGCAAAATCTCATCAATATTATGCGATTTGCTGGATATAAAAGCATTTGGCTAAGTAATCAAGAGGCATTTTCTGTGTGGGGCAATGCACCGGAGGCAATATCGAGACATGCCGACATTACAAGATTCTCGCGTATTGTAGAAAGCTTTGATTCCGGAGCAGATTATGATAGCGTATTGCTACCTATGCTTGATAAAGCCTTAAGTGAGTATAATAATGCTGATAAAAGCTTTTATATCTTGCATCTTATGGGGACACATGGTGGATATGCCCAAAGATTCCCTAAAAACTTTGCTAAATTTAGTGAAAAAGATTTGATTGATAAGAATCTTAATACTTTTTCATTTGCAGATTCAGCTATACCTTTAAATTCAAGGCAGATGAATACAAAGATCGCATACATTAATGCTATTTATTACAACGATTATGTGGTAAGCAATATTATGCAAAGATTTAGTGATGAAGATTGTATTGTAATCTATCTAAGCGATCATGGTGATGAGATGTATGACTTTAGGGATCTTGCTGGACATGCAGAGACCATAGGGTCTCGCTTTATGATAGAAGTCCCTTTTATGATTTATATGAGTGATACTTTTAAACAAAAGCATAAAGACATAGCACAAAAGATACAAAACGCACAGAATCTTCCCTTTATGACCGATGATTTTATCCATGCATTTCTTGATCTCTTAGATATTGAAACCAAAGACACTATAACACAAAGAAGCCTTTTTCATAAAGACTATAATGCTAAAAGACAAAGAATTTTTTCTGGCAAAGATTATGACAGAGAGCTAAAAACACAAAAACTTAGTGCTAAGGTGCCAGAAAAGCTATGGCTACATAGAGTTGATGAGATAGCAAAACTAAAAGATTTCTGGGGAAAATATGCTGGCTATGAAATCGATGTGCATTTTTTAACAAACAATCCCAAAAAACCAACACCATATTTTGATGTAGGACACGATGGACTAGCACATAGCATAGGGCTTGATTTAGCAGAGATGTTTTCGGCTACAAAGACATTATGGATAGATAGTCTTAAAAACCCCAATGATACCGACCAAGTTTTTACGACAAAGTTTTGGATTGATTTTAAGAATCTAGATGATTCTAATAAATTATTATCTTTAAGAGAACTAGAGAGACTATGTGAAACATATAAGATTCCAAAGGAAAATTTAGTGATTGAAAGTCCTAATTATGAAGCTTTGAAGGTTTTTAAAGATGAGGGATTTTTTACAAGTTACTATTTTCCATATTATGATATGAAAAAATTAGAGAAAGATAGAGAAAAACTACATAATGAATTAAAAGAAATTATTGCAACAAATAATATTAATGCGGTGAGTTTTGCTTATGAATATTATGACTTTGTAAAATCACTCAATTTAAAATATGATATTAACGGGGGGGGGGGGTAG
- a CDS encoding MBL fold metallo-hydrolase encodes MPLKFHIFSLQSKEYSGAGLMQYKGKTIFCNENKEAKIPPEIPLKEVIKYYYRYPKNAKPKHKIPFIDSNFKIRKDTPHIAWLGHSSLFFTHNNIAILVDPLFSMYASPFACINRAFSQTKCYKNDDFPHALLVIITHSHFDHLDKSSILSLDAQTMYFICPLEVGIYLRKWGIKGSKIIELDWWQGVSFENVLDSSPNGWVQGVGVRNLWISESKNFKNVKNDTIAAESSSKDSKNKHALTQKKSEILKITATPAQHNSARLGDFNKTLWASFVLEFSPNTPQYKKVFLSGDGGYYTHFKRIGDMFQGFDLACLESGQFNHAWRYSHSFPFEILQEAKDLQTSMVLPIHWARFVAGSHEWNEVIRFLYENLHKLNIPCVAPKIGELYPIGTTYDNQMWWE; translated from the coding sequence ATGCCACTAAAGTTTCACATTTTTTCACTACAAAGTAAAGAATATAGTGGAGCAGGACTCATGCAATATAAAGGTAAAACAATCTTTTGCAATGAGAATAAAGAAGCAAAGATTCCGCCAGAGATTCCATTAAAAGAGGTTATAAAATACTATTATCGCTATCCAAAAAATGCAAAACCAAAGCATAAGATTCCTTTCATAGATTCTAATTTCAAGATAAGAAAAGACACGCCACATATCGCATGGCTTGGACACTCTTCTCTATTTTTTACACATAATAATATAGCGATTTTAGTCGATCCGCTCTTTAGCATGTATGCCTCACCATTTGCATGTATCAATCGTGCGTTTTCGCAGACTAAATGCTACAAAAACGATGACTTTCCACATGCACTGCTTGTCATCATCACGCATTCACATTTTGATCATTTGGATAAATCAAGCATTCTTTCACTTGACGCACAAACAATGTATTTTATTTGTCCCCTAGAAGTTGGCATATATTTGCGTAAATGGGGCATTAAAGGGAGTAAAATCATTGAGCTTGATTGGTGGCAGGGAGTAAGCTTTGAGAATGTTTTAGATTCTAGTCCTAATGGGTGGGTGCAGGGCGTAGGGGTGCGAAATTTATGGATTTCAGAATCTAAAAATTTTAAAAATGTGAAAAATGATACAATAGCTGCAGAATCTAGCAGCAAGGATTCTAAAAATAAACATGCCCTTACACAGAAAAAGAGTGAGATTTTAAAAATCACTGCCACACCCGCACAGCACAATTCAGCACGGCTTGGCGATTTCAACAAAACCTTATGGGCTAGTTTTGTATTAGAGTTTTCACCAAACACGCCGCAGTATAAAAAGGTGTTTTTAAGTGGCGATGGTGGCTACTACACACATTTTAAACGCATTGGAGATATGTTTCAGGGTTTTGATTTGGCATGTTTGGAGAGTGGGCAGTTTAATCATGCGTGGCGATATTCACACTCTTTTCCATTTGAGATTCTGCAAGAGGCAAAGGACTTGCAAACAAGCATGGTTTTGCCGATACATTGGGCTAGATTTGTCGCTGGTAGTCATGAATGGAATGAAGTAATAAGATTTCTTTATGAGAATCTACATAAACTAAATATCCCTTGTGTTGCACCAAAGATAGGGGAACTCTATCCTATTGGCACGACTTATGATAACCAAATGTGGTGGGAGTGA
- the lysA gene encoding diaminopimelate decarboxylase, whose amino-acid sequence MKHFKAKCDYEKLAKEYGTPLYIYDIESLQQQYLKIKDSFGGFKSLVCYALKANSNLSILNTLAKLGSGADCVSLNEVKRAILAGIPPYKIIFSGVGKEDYEIEEAIKLGILFINVESKMELYRIEAITKKLYGDSIANKSSHTTETSQADSLPLTTPESMQYQTRISIRVNPDVDAKTHPYISTGLHENKFGLDIESAKELYIYAHKSEFLNPIGIHYHIGSQILDKAPLLESTQKILDLAKSLKALQIPLKFFDIGGGFGISYNNEESFVIQDYIHEIIRKIDALDFTAICEPGRFIMGNSGALLTRVIGEKQTANKRFVIVDCAMNDLLRPSLYHAYHHISHITQKETDSTQICDVVGAICESGDYVGKDIKLPHCESGDLLLIESAGAYGYSMSSNYNSRMRPAEIAIYNGESYLIKERENFDLSVQNELSCLEKLPSFDSKTN is encoded by the coding sequence ATGAAACATTTTAAAGCTAAATGTGATTATGAGAAACTTGCAAAAGAGTATGGCACACCACTCTACATTTACGATATAGAATCTTTGCAACAACAATATCTTAAAATAAAAGATTCCTTTGGTGGTTTTAAATCGCTTGTGTGTTATGCCCTCAAAGCAAACTCTAATTTAAGCATTCTAAATACTCTTGCAAAGCTTGGTAGTGGGGCTGATTGTGTGAGTTTAAATGAAGTAAAACGCGCTATTTTAGCTGGTATCCCGCCATATAAGATTATCTTTAGCGGTGTAGGAAAAGAGGATTATGAGATAGAAGAGGCAATAAAGCTTGGGATATTATTCATAAATGTAGAATCTAAAATGGAGCTTTATCGCATTGAAGCCATTACAAAGAAACTCTATGGTGATAGTATTGCAAATAAATCATCACATACAACAGAGACTAGCCAAGCAGATTCCCTGCCTTTAACTACGCCAGAATCTATGCAATATCAAACGCGAATCTCTATCCGTGTAAATCCCGATGTCGATGCAAAAACACACCCCTATATCTCAACAGGTTTGCATGAAAACAAGTTTGGCTTAGATATAGAGAGTGCAAAAGAGTTGTATATATACGCCCATAAAAGCGAGTTTTTAAATCCTATCGGCATACATTATCATATCGGCTCACAGATTCTAGATAAAGCCCCGCTTTTAGAATCCACGCAAAAGATTCTAGACCTTGCAAAGAGCCTTAAAGCCTTGCAGATTCCATTGAAATTCTTTGATATTGGCGGTGGCTTTGGCATATCTTACAACAATGAAGAAAGTTTTGTGATACAAGACTATATCCATGAGATTATAAGAAAGATTGATGCACTAGATTTTACCGCCATCTGTGAGCCCGGACGCTTTATTATGGGGAATAGTGGGGCATTGCTTACACGCGTTATAGGTGAGAAGCAAACCGCAAATAAGAGGTTTGTCATTGTGGATTGTGCGATGAATGACCTACTTCGTCCTAGCTTGTATCATGCCTATCATCATATTAGCCATATTACGCAGAAAGAGACAGATTCCACGCAGATATGCGATGTTGTTGGGGCGATTTGTGAAAGTGGGGATTATGTAGGAAAAGATATTAAATTGCCACATTGTGAAAGCGGGGATTTACTACTTATTGAGAGTGCTGGGGCGTATGGATATAGCATGTCAAGTAATTATAACTCTCGTATGCGACCCGCTGAAATCGCAATATATAATGGAGAGTCCTATCTCATAAAAGAAAGAGAAAATTTTGATTTAAGTGTGCAAAATGAGCTTTCATGTTTAGAGAAATTACCAAGTTTTGATTCTAAAACAAATTAG
- the hemC gene encoding hydroxymethylbilane synthase, whose product MIAKRYSDVVQEKPLVLGTRGSLLALWQANHIKEKLESLGFQVVLKTIKTKGDKILDAPLAKIGGKGLFTKELENELLSGGIDFAVHSLKDVPIAIPPELMLVSITQREDARDCFVSEKYADIASLPQGAKVGTTSLRRSMQLKRIRQDLDTQSLRGNVQTRLEKLRKGEFDAIILASAGLNRLDLKDDIGFISHLQINQFIPAMGQGSLGIECRDPKYSPDFRDQAIMKVLESLHDSKSALCCNIERAFIQLLGGGCQSPIGIHAQILDSKEIEIQCVVGNLDASKVLTETRVCNKGEVEYALQDMINTLKKNGVMEILEEVRTSLN is encoded by the coding sequence ATGATAGCAAAGCGTTATAGCGATGTGGTGCAAGAAAAACCGCTTGTGCTTGGCACAAGGGGGTCTCTCTTAGCCTTATGGCAGGCAAATCATATCAAAGAAAAATTAGAATCGCTTGGCTTTCAAGTTGTGCTAAAAACTATCAAAACAAAGGGCGATAAAATCCTTGATGCACCGCTTGCAAAAATAGGCGGCAAGGGACTTTTTACAAAAGAGTTAGAGAATGAATTGTTAAGTGGTGGGATTGACTTTGCTGTGCATTCACTAAAAGATGTTCCCATTGCTATTCCACCAGAATTAATGCTTGTTTCTATCACGCAAAGAGAAGATGCTAGAGATTGCTTTGTGAGTGAAAAATATGCAGATATTGCTTCATTGCCACAGGGTGCAAAAGTCGGCACGACTTCACTTCGCCGTAGCATGCAGCTAAAGCGTATAAGGCAGGATTTAGACACACAAAGCCTAAGGGGCAATGTGCAGACACGATTAGAGAAATTGCGTAAGGGTGAGTTTGATGCGATTATCCTTGCTAGTGCGGGGTTAAATCGTCTTGATTTGAAAGATGATATTGGCTTTATCTCGCATTTACAGATAAATCAATTTATCCCCGCTATGGGGCAAGGCTCACTTGGCATTGAGTGTAGAGATCCTAAGTATTCGCCAGATTTTAGAGATCAAGCGATTATGAAAGTTTTAGAATCTTTGCATGATTCTAAAAGTGCGTTATGCTGTAATATTGAGAGAGCTTTTATACAATTACTTGGTGGTGGTTGTCAATCACCCATTGGCATACACGCACAGATTTTAGATTCAAAAGAAATAGAGATTCAGTGTGTTGTAGGGAATTTGGACGCTTCAAAAGTGCTTACTGAAACTCGTGTGTGCAATAAAGGTGAGGTAGAATACGCATTGCAAGATATGATTAATACGCTAAAGAAAAATGGCGTTATGGAAATTTTAGAAGAAGTTCGCACAAGTTTAAACTAA
- the polA gene encoding DNA polymerase I, with translation MQNTLSKVILVDTFGFFFRSYYALPPLHNSKHFPTSLLTGFATLIFNLYKEHKDSCIIFTLEGGGTNRRKEFYPQYKANRKEAPQDLLLQLPVAIEWLEKMGLPTLSLQGYEADDCIATLATLAKKDGYETQIISHDKDLYQLISEGIYIFDYAKKQAITQKECYEKFGVLPNDFIMYQSIVGDSSDNVPGIKGIGPKGAQSILAHFKSLESLYENIEKDYENIVSLLGKRTAGLIKEHKEQAFISRNLVTLRTDLLQNYDFLSKKNEFETSPLLTIKDELESYELHRILQKILPRRKNNTQHVETIPLGDIGANPFEQRAGFRSQDSGDSKENASQSPIPTQVVKNLDSISCHTEPLGEVSNMKAKRDISTSSQYDNHLDSINYALNPVARPDLIENLDSNICHVECSETSSMESKRDISCLRTQYDNNLAAHTNLTQNLQNPTFQYTPHLITDSKELFNLLESIPKGNLVAFDCETNGLDVRVADMVGFSFCFDGLNAYYVPFLHGGIKREKPKYEVMKSQSISQNLFSTEEAKPTFSLFDDTTMSKDSADNDTTNTPAQISQSDAKKALEILFSYPLIGHNIKFDLHIAWHNFGIKPKHIPQDSMLLAWLDDPSQSVSLDNLMKKHFNHNMIAFSDIVPKKATFDSIDIKTASNYAAEDAAATFQLYFYFKNTLYPHLFTLAKDLEFPFIRTLCAMEDCGIAINYSYFKNLKTTFSHTLQQLQQEIYEKAGVSFNLNSPKQVAEILFDTLKLDTKRKGKSGYSTDEATLLALKDSHPVVPLLLEYREIFKLFSTYIEPILKLGKNENRIYTTFLQTGTNTGRLSSKSPNLQNIPVRSEMGRSIRKGFVSREGYKLLSLDYSQIELRLLAHFSGDKVLLESFHNNADIHAETAKLLFKDSNRDFSLLRSIAKSINFGLIYGMGARKLSQTLNITQTEAKQYIEDYFATFPSVKQFLESQKDSILKNGYSSTLLGRKRYFDFFSATEFMRANFLREGVNTIFQGSAADLIKLSMNEIYKKIESLDNDCFMLLQVHDELIFEIKNSIIESLSKELKEIMENIYKLKVPLVCNLSIGNTWAELK, from the coding sequence ATGCAAAATACTCTCTCAAAAGTTATACTTGTTGATACTTTTGGCTTCTTTTTTCGTAGTTATTATGCCCTGCCACCATTGCATAACTCAAAGCATTTTCCAACTTCCCTGCTAACTGGCTTTGCGACACTTATTTTCAATCTCTATAAAGAACATAAAGATTCATGTATTATTTTCACACTTGAGGGTGGCGGGACAAATAGGCGAAAAGAGTTTTATCCGCAATATAAGGCAAATAGAAAAGAAGCCCCGCAAGACCTTTTGCTACAACTCCCTGTGGCAATAGAGTGGCTAGAGAAAATGGGACTTCCTACGCTCTCACTGCAAGGCTATGAGGCTGATGACTGCATAGCTACCCTTGCTACCCTTGCTAAAAAAGATGGTTATGAAACACAAATCATTAGCCATGATAAAGACTTGTATCAGCTGATAAGTGAGGGGATTTATATCTTTGATTATGCGAAAAAACAAGCTATTACGCAAAAAGAATGTTATGAAAAATTTGGGGTTTTACCGAATGATTTTATTATGTATCAAAGTATTGTTGGGGATTCCAGTGATAATGTGCCCGGGATTAAGGGCATTGGTCCAAAGGGCGCACAAAGCATTTTGGCACATTTTAAAAGCTTAGAATCTTTATATGAAAATATAGAAAAAGATTATGAAAATATAGTATCACTGCTTGGCAAACGCACAGCAGGACTTATAAAAGAACATAAAGAACAAGCCTTTATAAGTAGGAATCTTGTAACTTTACGCACGGATTTATTACAAAATTATGATTTTTTAAGTAAGAAGAATGAGTTTGAGACTTCGCCTTTACTCACTATCAAAGATGAGTTAGAATCCTATGAATTACACAGAATTTTACAAAAGATACTGCCAAGACGCAAAAATAATACGCAACATGTAGAAACTATACCTTTGGGGGATATAGGTGCTAATCCATTTGAGCAGAGAGCAGGATTTAGGTCGCAAGATAGCGGAGATTCTAAAGAAAATGCATCCCAAAGCCCTATACCCACCCAAGTGGTTAAGAATCTAGATTCCATAAGTTGTCATACTGAGCCTTTAGGCGAAGTATCTAATATGAAAGCTAAAAGGGATATTTCGACTTCGTCTCAATATGACAATCATTTAGATTCTATAAATTACGCCCTAAACCCCGTAGCCCGCCCAGATTTGATAGAGAATCTAGATTCTAATATTTGTCATGTTGAGTGTAGCGAAACATCTAGCATGGAATCGAAAAGAGATATTTCGTGCTTACGCACTCAATATGACAATAATCTAGCAGCCCACACAAATTTGACACAGAATCTACAAAATCCTACATTTCAATATACCCCTCATTTAATCACAGATTCTAAAGAACTTTTTAATCTATTAGAATCTATCCCAAAAGGAAATTTAGTTGCATTTGATTGTGAAACAAATGGCTTAGATGTAAGAGTGGCGGACATGGTAGGATTTAGCTTTTGCTTTGATGGATTGAATGCTTATTATGTGCCATTTTTACATGGTGGGATAAAGCGTGAAAAACCCAAATATGAAGTTATGAAATCTCAAAGCATATCACAGAATCTTTTTAGCACAGAAGAAGCAAAGCCTACATTCTCACTATTTGATGATACGACAATGAGTAAAGATTCTGCAGATAATGATACAACAAACACCCCCGCACAAATCTCTCAAAGCGATGCAAAAAAAGCCTTAGAAATACTCTTTAGCTACCCGCTTATAGGGCATAATATCAAGTTTGATTTACATATAGCATGGCATAATTTTGGTATAAAGCCTAAGCACATACCACAAGATTCTATGTTACTTGCATGGCTTGATGACCCAAGTCAAAGCGTGAGTTTAGATAATCTTATGAAAAAGCATTTTAATCACAATATGATAGCCTTTAGCGATATTGTCCCCAAGAAAGCTACCTTTGATTCTATTGATATAAAGACGGCGAGTAACTATGCAGCAGAAGATGCGGCGGCTACTTTTCAACTTTATTTTTATTTTAAAAATACGCTTTATCCGCATTTATTCACACTTGCTAAAGACTTAGAGTTTCCTTTTATACGCACACTTTGTGCTATGGAGGATTGTGGTATTGCTATCAATTATTCATATTTTAAGAATCTAAAGACTACTTTTAGCCACACCTTGCAGCAATTACAGCAAGAAATCTATGAAAAAGCTGGGGTATCTTTTAATCTTAATTCACCAAAGCAAGTAGCAGAGATTCTCTTTGATACATTAAAGCTTGATACAAAAAGAAAGGGTAAAAGCGGATATAGCACTGATGAGGCTACATTACTTGCCTTAAAAGATTCCCACCCGGTTGTGCCTTTATTACTTGAGTATAGGGAGATTTTCAAGCTTTTTAGCACCTATATTGAGCCAATATTAAAGTTGGGTAAAAATGAGAATAGAATCTATACGACTTTTCTACAAACAGGCACAAATACAGGCAGACTAAGCTCAAAATCCCCAAATCTTCAAAATATCCCCGTGCGTAGTGAGATGGGCAGAAGTATCCGCAAGGGCTTTGTAAGTAGAGAAGGATATAAGCTTTTAAGCCTTGATTACTCACAGATTGAGTTGCGATTATTAGCACATTTTAGCGGGGATAAAGTGCTATTAGAATCTTTTCATAATAATGCTGATATTCACGCAGAAACGGCAAAATTGCTTTTTAAAGATTCTAATAGAGACTTTTCACTTTTAAGAAGCATAGCAAAGTCCATTAACTTTGGTTTAATCTATGGTATGGGTGCAAGGAAGCTATCACAAACGCTAAATATCACACAAACTGAGGCAAAGCAATATATTGAAGACTATTTTGCGACATTTCCTAGTGTCAAGCAGTTTTTAGAATCACAAAAAGATTCTATACTTAAAAATGGATATAGCAGCACTTTACTTGGTAGAAAAAGGTATTTTGACTTTTTTAGTGCGACTGAATTTATGCGCGCAAACTTCTTAAGGGAAGGGGTAAATACAATATTTCAAGGCAGTGCCGCAGATTTAATAAAGCTTAGCATGAATGAGATTTATAAGAAAATAGAATCTTTAGATAATGATTGCTTTATGCTTTTGCAAGTGCATGATGAATTGATTTTTGAGATAAAAAATAGCATTATAGAATCTTTAAGCAAAGAGTTAAAAGAGATTATGGAGAATATCTATAAGCTAAAAGTGCCACTTGTATGTAACCTATCCATAGGCAATACTTGGGCGGAGTTGAAATAA
- a CDS encoding sel1 repeat family protein: MLRLICVCLFLVGCATNTANVAEKSQNSFVQNPDLKWTRVQAQILNDTQKAQKVNLLGKCYYLEDNKVCETILAQFNKECNAGVGLSCGMLIVASKDARGVSRDPKKTLSYMRHGCYFNDELSCMYMRQHYLSDNQTQEADKILKHIQTQCDKGGVFECFLLSLVYENNDSFEKQREHILEYRKRACDKEFAIACAYMDSKSLSKQDYEHYQELACELGMLAACDARRESIELNSRMQHGRLYRIW, translated from the coding sequence ATGCTTCGATTAATATGTGTGTGCTTATTTCTTGTTGGTTGTGCGACAAATACGGCAAATGTAGCAGAAAAGTCTCAAAATTCTTTCGTGCAAAACCCTGATTTAAAATGGACTAGAGTGCAAGCCCAGATACTTAATGACACACAAAAAGCACAAAAGGTAAATCTGCTTGGCAAGTGCTACTATCTCGAAGACAACAAGGTGTGCGAAACAATACTCGCACAATTTAATAAGGAATGTAACGCGGGTGTTGGACTAAGCTGTGGTATGCTAATCGTTGCAAGTAAAGATGCGCGTGGTGTCTCACGAGATCCTAAAAAAACGCTTTCTTATATGCGGCATGGTTGTTATTTTAATGATGAGTTAAGCTGTATGTATATGCGACAGCATTATCTCAGCGATAATCAAACACAAGAAGCTGATAAGATTCTAAAACACATACAAACACAATGCGATAAAGGCGGGGTTTTTGAGTGCTTTTTGCTTTCACTTGTGTATGAAAATAACGATTCTTTTGAAAAACAACGCGAACATATCTTAGAATATCGCAAAAGGGCATGTGATAAAGAGTTTGCCATCGCTTGTGCTTATATGGATTCTAAATCTCTTAGTAAGCAAGACTATGAACATTACCAAGAGTTGGCATGTGAATTAGGCATGCTTGCAGCATGTGATGCAAGAAGAGAATCTATTGAGCTAAACTCGCGTATGCAACATGGACGACTTTATCGCATTTGGTAG